From the Drosophila sechellia strain sech25 chromosome X, ASM438219v1, whole genome shotgun sequence genome, the window gatagggatagttagctatgcttattagcagcacaaaacagtCTTCATGATAGCGGTGATAAcgtttttagccaagttatggagaaaaccccgtttgtaaatattcaaatttttgcaatattattatttggttttttttgctaaaaaataattagtATATTCTcaatagcaataaaaatagttgtccaaaagtggaatggcatacctcgttgaattcgtagcaaaattccctatcgacctgtgttcaaaattggaaattcatttttttgccaattttcgcaaattttgattatcaaaaatgcaaaaatttggtaaaatttttattttttcaaatcATAAAagtagtgatagggatagttagctatgctgattagcagcacaaaacagtCTTCATGATAGCGGTGATGACGTTTTTAGctaagttatggagaaaacgcCGTTCGTAAATATTagaattttggcaatatttttactttgttttttttttttgtgaaaaataaTCCGTATTTTCGCAATAGCAAGaaaaatagttgtccaaaagaggaatgtcatacctcgtttaactcgtaacaaaattccctatcaAATTTGTAGTCTTCCTAGTAGATGCACTGCGGCTCTATGGACCCAGTTATATTGCAAACGGCGGCCAGCAGATTATGGTATTGTCGGGTATGCCAGGCTATGTTGTCTTCGCCCAGTTCCAGGATTCGACGAAAGGCTGTTTCGAAGCCCGGAAGATTCCGGAGATCGGTTCTCATGAACATTCGTAAAGCGTTTAGCTCTTCTTCCGTGGTGACCTCTTTCATGAGAACGGTAACTAGCTGTGCTAGTTCATTGGTATTACTTCCATATCTAAAAGTGCAGAGGTGATATTACTGAACGGCTTAAGCTTGTACAACCTCGTACAATTTAATGATTGCCTTGATGTTGTCCACCAGGTATTTCTTGGCTATGTTATAGCCCAAAGGATTCTGCGCCACGGCACTGAAAATCAGCAGGACATCGTTCTTGGGCATGTATCGACCGGCAAAGGCCAGGTTGAGCAGCTTTTCCAGCGCCCAGTTTTCTCGACTGCAAGCCATGGCACTCAGAAGGATCCTTCGCTCTTCGCTCACATTTGACCGCGTGTATAGCCTCCTCAGCAGCGTCCAATCAGCTTCCGTTCCAAACTGAATGGCAGTGCAATAGATGGTTTCGCTTAGATCAACAGGAATGCGattggtctccaaggtgaggCTAGCGAATTCCTTGAGCGCGAATTCCGCACAGGATTCCAGATCAGTTCGGCAGGACAACTGCAGGACGATCACCATCAGTTCGGTAATGTTTCCATTTTCAGCTGCAGGGGCATCTCTCTTAAAAAGCTCATCAAACTTGGTCTGCATAAGGTCTTTCATGAAGCCCTGAAAAAAGGGATAAGTTCTACACTAACAGTTATTCCTGAGCTTAGTCAATCGTTCGGAGCTTTCTAAAAACCAATTCTTTTAAAAGCTGAGCATAAAGAAGCTGACCAAATCGTAATACCCTTGCTATCGATAGGCTCCACCTACATCACAAATTTTAGTCACCCTGTATTCGCAAAGCTTTTTGGTGTCAAAAAGGGCTTGCAATAAAGCTTTCATATCCTTTCACAGACTATGAAGAACTTACCTTGAATGTAGAGATTATGGTCGTTTGCCGCAGGGTGCGATGAAGCCACTCCAGATACTTGTCCGCCGCCTGCCACACGATGAACTCGTTCTCGTTTCGCAGATGTCTCAGAAAGTTCAGGGCCAGATCGTAGGTGACAACCCCGGCGCCGGCCAGGTTGAGGACATCGCTGATCAGCTGCGCCCGGGTGAAGCGGTCGATGCTGCTGGCATTTGGTCCGGAAAGAGCATTTCCAATCAGCTGCCAGTTGCGCTCGTCATAGGTAACGCGACAGGGCGTGGCCAGCCGGAGATTGAAGACCACCCACTTGTCTGGTTGGGCCACCTCGTTAAGGATAAGCGGACTGGCGGACTGTCTGCCCTGGCAGGTCAGCCATTCGCTGGGCAGCGTCGATACAAAGCTATCGATGCCGGCTGTTGCGAAGGTCAGTGGCACCCACCAGCATTGTTGGCGTTTCTGCATTAGCTTGCCGGGATTGCGCAGAAAGCGCTCTTGCGATACGGTCACCTCGTTGGTATCATAATTGCGCACCACTCGGATAAGCGGATAACCCGGTTGCATTGTCCACGAGTCCATCAGCTGGCTCACTTTGATATCCTGACGCAAGCTCATCTGGTTGTCCGACTCCTCCTGCAATGTGTGCCACAGGAATGCCTGGTGGAAGGAGGATCCCTTGTGGGAGCGCTGCAGGTACAGGCGCAACGCGTTTACAAAGGCCTGGGTACATGAagattatataataatataataattattgaaATAAATGTACCTGGGTGCCAATGAGTGAGTGCAGCATGCGGAATAGAAGGGCTGACTTCTGATTCGCCTGGGTATCTGAGGACATCGAGGCGTAAGCAAGACTCATGGGATGAGCACTGCCCTTGGAGTCCTCAACTAGTACACCCAATGCTTGTCGAACCATGGATAGCTCATGGAACCGCCAGGCGGGCTCCACATTGTCTACGGCAAATCCGGACACATAGTCGGAGAGGCCATTGTGCAGCCAGTAGAGGGCGGCATTCTCCAGATCGGAGAGCCAGTGGTGGGCAAACTCGTGGGCCACGTGACTGGCCACCTGCTGCTTGGCCCTAGTCGTCGAGCGCTGCGCGCTGTAGAGGAATGCTGCCTCCGGGTAGCTCACCAATCCCAAATGCTCGTGACTCTTGAAACGAAAATAGGTTATCTATGTTGCACTTGTCTTCAATACTCCACCCTTACCTGATAGGCCGTGTCGGGCAGAACCAGTTGGTCAATCTTCATCGCAGGGTACGGCTTTCCAAAGAGGCTAATAAAGAAGACAATAATCTGCGATGTAATGCTGATGGCGTAGTCTCCCTGATCGGCGATCTTCGGTCGCAGCCAGGTGGTCAGCGCGGGGCCTTTAGGGATCTCCGCGGACGTTCGATTGGTGAACCGATTGATGGAGAAGGCCAATTTCTGTACTGACATCGCTGGTGTCTGCTGAAAGGTAGTCCATATGTAGTCATCCTTTTCATGGCTGCCAAAGGAAATGAAGTAATGCAAATATAGTACAAGAATGTATATACGAACTCGGAGGTTTTGAGTACTCGCATGTTGCTCACGGCATTGGTGCCCCGGGGATGCGCCAAATTAAGGATGAAGGGAGCAAGGAAGGTGCGATTCTCGAAACAGGGAAAGACGGTGTTGGCCAGATTGGGAGCCAACTGCGTGACCGCTATCCACTGCGGATGGTGTCTGGAATCCATGTAGCCGCCCACAAAGTAGCCACTGGCGCGGGACAACTGGCCACTAAACTGGACCACCAGCGTGTACTCCTCGCCCAACCAGAGCATACTATTGAACACGATGCCAAGCTGGTGGACGCTGCTAGCTTGCCACATTTTGCGCACCGTCACCCGACCACCGGTGTTCCTCCGGACTAGCAACACGTTTTCCCCCACTTGCAGGCCATTATTACTGAGGATAATCGTGCGAGTTTCGCGCCACACGCGCAGCCGGATGATAACCTCGCCGCTGAAGTTTCCACTCAGTTTCAACGGTTCCACCTCGGTCAGCAGGCTGAGATTGTAGTGCAGAGGGCGAAGGTTAGACGCAGCTGCTCCAGTTCCACCTATAGGCAGGCATAGGTGCAAAACAATCAAGTACCAGGGTAGCTTTATCATTTCTGACGGGCAGATTTAGAATGATCAGAATTTGATGGTCAGAATTCGACACACTTAATCGCTTTGAACGGCATGACGACTGCCCTCCCGAAATACACTCGGAAAcgaatattaatttaaattaaatataaatgactTGTAATGGGCTCGGCAGCAATGATTCAATGCGGGGATTCCAGTGAAGTAGAAGAAGAAAATGAACCTGGAGCGAATCGAATgctgaaatatatttttaaaatgtaccGTATGATAAATAGTTAACTGTGCTTAAGGATGCACAATCTTAGCTTAATTTAAAGCTTTACCATACAGATTTTGAAAGCTGTCGTAGCGCCACCTGTCTGCCACAAATGAAGACCCACTGCACCCTTGCAACCAGCTGAGCGGTAAGTTAGTTGCAGGGTGGATTTCGACTACGATGACAGCGCCTGCGCAAGGGTGCCTTTCTTTTGTCTTGCTCTCCGGCTCTCTCGTGTACTGTTATTCTCCCGCCTGCGAGGTTAACACGTTTGCAAATGTCAAAGTCATGACTTCAGAGTGAGTTGCTCGGCCGTTTTAGTTTCAGTGTGTTCTCAGCATTTGGAGTACTTCGTTAAACCAATACGGTGCGCACACAAACacgccaaaaacgccaattaaACGATACgataataaacaatattatttaaaaccTGCACGAATTTGTGTAAAAATCGTGGATATTAAGCGCGTTTGCGGTAAATCTAAACGATTTAATTTCAATATATTCTTCTGAATTTTTCTTCGATAATTAGagacttaaattaaatttccccCGAAAATTCTGCGGCCCATAAACGCGCGCGTGTTCGCCTGATTTGCCAATGTGTTCGTGCGTGTTCcttttatgtgtgtgtgtctctgTATGTTGTCTATGTGGGTTgttgtgcgagtgtgtgacTGGGAGAGTACTTATTATGTAAAGTGCTCATCTTATTGACAGTTGACAGTGGCTAGTTGCGCTGATTTCCGTGCCGATTGCCTTTGACCAACTGCCAAAGTCGGATGGCTTCAATTTGCTAATTAATCGAGTGCGAACCCACTTAAGTATGCTCCAGCGTTTAGCGCACGCATACACTTGTACAAGCATATTGTGTTTGTCTATTTTAGTAGCAACATGTCTTTGGCAATCGTACCATTTCCAAGCAAGAGAGGAAAGAGAGAATGAGAAAGTTTGGAAAGAGCCCTcacaatttacaaatttttattattttgactTTCCCCTTCACCCTTGTCATCCAGCAAGCGTTCTTTTGCCCTTCGTAATGTCAAAATATTGCAGACAAAAGTCTGTGCTCCGCACAACATTGCCAGTCTGAAATACTTCTTCCGTTAGTCACATGTTTCCAACAAGCTGTAAAGAAAATTTGATTGTATTGCATGGTTTCCTTGTCAACATATCTGAatgtattaaataaaaatagcagGCAAGATTTTAAATCTTAATTCTTTAATTAATTGtgtacatttttatttgcttcTTGCTTTGAATTGACATTGCCAGGCTAAAATTGAATGTCAATTCAAATTGACCGCCACTTGTCGCGTTCCCCACATGCGCCACTCTCGctctctttaattttttccctCCCTATCTTGTTCTCTCTGTTGACTATGGGAAGCAGGTTAACATACATAAAATCTGTTAACTTTGGTAGCTTAACACTTTGAGTATTATTAACCCATAAGTAATTCAAACATATAATGTAtgctaatttttttttacgtAATTAATGATTGTAACTATTTTATGGAAATTTATCTTTGTCTTAAGGAAAACGaggaacttttttttttaaatgaagtTGTTTCTTCGTTTTGGACTAAAATATAAACAGCTGAATCCAGAGATCTGAGTGTAGCAGATGTCACGGATGTAGTGCAGTTAAGGGTTAACCTTAACATCATCCCGCTGTTGTGTTAACAGCGCTAACGGGACTGCCGCTCTCTTTGTCAATCCCCCCTCACCAATCAACACACTCATTGACAGCACACAGTTGCTGGTCTTGTTTGGCTTGGTTTAGTTTTAGTCCTTCTTTGAACGTGCTGCCGACGAGTCACGAATTCGCAAGGCGTACGCATGGGATACCGACTCCCCACTCTCCCAGTCACATacttttttttccagtgtttGTGCGCccagtgtgcgtgtgcgagtgtgcgtgCGCGTAGATGTGTGTATTTTGATGAGCGTGCAAACAGCAGGAGAAAGCGAAATAAGAAATAACACAAACCCAcgcttaatatttattattgtactCAGCTAGCTACTGGCCATTTGCATGTGATGCGAAGCTACGTGCTTACAGCTGTTCAATTGTTTGATTCCCCGATTGCAACTCTTCGCGATCTCCGCTTTCGGTTTTGAGTTGTCCCGTTGAACCGCTAACTGTTTACCGTTAACCGATTTGCCGTCCTGTGTGCTTGTCGCTCTGtcagcgtgtgtgtgtgtgcgtttatTTTGTCTTCTTTTGGTTAATTTCTCGTGTAgtttctcgtttttttttttgctgtttcgCCTGACAAGTGATATTGCTCTCTCGCTCTGAGTCAGCAGCGCCTGTCAAGCGGAgggttgtttttttttcctgccCTGCCTCTCCCCCTCAATCACCACACCCTCCCCCTTCGCTCAATTTCTGTTCCACGTTGCCTTCAAAACTTGATTTCCAACCACTTGCCGTCGCCGTCGACGTCATCGCAGCCATACAACGAACCACCGAGACACCACCCCCACCAGCACCCCCCCTCATCTGTTCCCACTCCAACCTTCAGTGTCATTGGCACTCGCTAACAGTTTGTTCAGTTTGCCTTTAAGTTGTGCGTTGTCTGCGAAAtgaaaagaatatatataaataagaataaaataataaagaccAAGGGGCATGGCAAATCAGTTTACGATAATTTTGTTTTCGTACTGCCCAAATAGAAAGCAAACTAATGCAAATACAAGACAATAAGTGAACTCAGAACGGTTTGCAGAACCGTTaaacgctaaagaaaaaaaaaaaacaaaaatccaaAGAAAAAAGATAAACGTTGCACCCACCACCGCCTCACGCTCACCGCCTCACCGCTCGCCCGCTAGTTTAAAGCTAAtgccaccgcccaccaccacTAGAACTACTACTTCCACCACAACCACTagtaccaccaccaccaagaACCAAGAACCACAACCACCAAGTACCAGCTTCGATCTGAATCACTTCGCAATCAAATAACAAGAAAAGAGTTAAAtgtaaaagaaagaaagaaagaaaggcAGAGTCCAGATTCCGAGTCCACTTGTCCAAAATGTCGTCAAATGTTGAAAAATGTGAGCTCCACCAAAAAAATGCATTACTAGATGTGTTCGTTCCCGTAATATGTGCATTTAGCATCCCCATAGAACCTCTAGCGTAGCTCTATCTATTTCCTtgataaaaaatcaaaagacGTAGCGCCCATTctcttttcaaaaataaataacttactAAGCAACCATAGAATCATTACCCGATTTGTCTTGCCTTGTTTACCACTTTAGATCTAGACTCTTGACAACAACTAAAAATAAGCCACActcgtttttggttttatattAGCAAATAAGAACTATAACTATACTTTATATCGGTCTgcctctctctttctcgctcTATCTCTGTCTCTGTCTGTCGCTCCATTTCTGTCTGTCTTTCTTGTTCTGTCTAGTTAACATGCCTTGAATCTTTTTTACCCACTCTGTTAACTTCTCCTGCCTAAGAAAACAAACTTTCCCACTCGAGTCCTTGAAAATTGGGAAGACCGACTGAGAATAGCATCTGAAAAAGTGAAGTTCTCAAGATGGTTCCTGTGCGTTGGCACTCGTTAAAACTTCCACTGATTGGCTGGAGTCCCGATTGTAAATAGAAGCCCCATTTCTACAAAATCCCTGAGTTTCTATTAGATGTTCAACCATTGCCTGCTTCTTAACCAACCTGCATGCTCGAGAAATCATCAAATAACTACAGATTATTAATTTGAGAATGCTaagcacacacagacacacacacacataatgATTGGGTAGATCGGTGGATCAAAATTACACACTCCATTGTACGTAAAGTTACATAATATCCGTTTCAttccgtttcgtttcgtttctcGTTCCTCGTTCGTTTCTCGTAGTTCCCAAGTTCGTTTGATGCGTTCGTTCCATCGTTCCTTCGTTGTGTTTTCCAAGTTAAATTTTGTTGTACTCGAATTCCCAACTGGCCAACTAAACCATAGTTGGAATACGCAATTGGCAAGCCAGAAGCCAAAACtgaacagaaaacaaaacagcagCTGCCAGACaaagaaacaaacaacaaaataaattaaacctTAACCcaatctaaatatatatatatatgcatatatatgtatattcatcCAAACCTAAAGTGTGTCTAATCACCAATTCTTAACGTCAAATTCTCTTTAAACTAAATAATCCACACACGAATCacacaaaccaaaaaccgaaatcaaaaccaaataatcgaatcgaaatcgaaatcgcaGACCCATGCAAAATTCGCATTGACCACCAAGCATATGAGCTTGTGGCTAAAGGTAAGCTATGAATAGTCAATATTTCAATGTTTATTTGTGAAAGGAAATCCGTTAAATGGAGAGATTATTACTATCAGTTCGGCTGCAGTACCGTGTACATATTCAATTACGTTTTGAaacattcaaattaaattattagcTTTAATGATTTCCACGCCTAAAGCTTAAGGTCTACGAGCTTATAATATTTTACTGTTGTATAAATCGAATATTTTTCAAAGATCTTTTCATAGAACATCAGCGATTGAACTCGATAAACTCATTTACTCTGCGGTTTAAAGAATATCCACGGCATCTATAGTTTTTATTGACTTTCCATAATGAACTGAACTCGTCTGAATAATGAATAATTTCCATTGCTGGACTTATTAACAAACCCTTTAAAGCCTCAGCTGGTCGTTAAAATCGTGGAGCAGTCGCTAGTCTGGGAAATCCCCCGATTGGCTCAAGGGAAATTCCCTCTAAATTATTATCTACGGTCCCTTCCTGGTTCCGCATTGATTTGTCACATGTCCGGATGTTGTACGTTCCTGCCCCTCACACATCTTGCCGCATGCAACTATTCATTTTCAATTATCCTGTTAAATTAATGCCTTGTAGTACTACTACTCGTCTGGTCCATCCTCGACTTCCTTTCCCAGCTGCCAGCGACCAGATGCCAGCATCATACCCAAATATCCTTTGTCTGCGGCATGattcagctcagctcagctcagctatctgtgaaaagtttgtttttttttcgcccgttgcttttgttgctgctggcctGGCGACAATTTCAACGGCAGACGGCGGCTTGGCTCTAAAATATTGGTTATTAGCATAGCCCGGGGGTGTTTGAGGTATAAACAGGGTGGCTGGGGTTTATAAGGGAAGCTGACAAAGCAGCCAACGCTttttgttgcctactttttggGGTCAGGGACTTGTTTTGTCAGCTTTCAGTTGGGCGAGCGCAGAGCAGAGGGGCGAGCGCCTAGCAAATTGCCAGACACACAGAATCGTGTGAGGTATGATGGAGGGGCACTCTGTATAGATAGAACCCGCTTATACATCTATTTATCCGCTACCCACAAGTTTTATTCAGCccctgctgccgccgctgcatCTTTTGTATTGTGAATCGTAGCCAAATGCATTCGACGCCATGCCATCCCATGGCCAATGGGGCTGACAATGCACAAAGAGCCACAAGAAAGatgagtgggtgggtggctgATTGTCGTGGCTCCACTCGCTTAAGCCACCCATTAGCCACCAGCCTGGTTGCTGTCGTCATCGCTCTCCctctcatcatcatcatcggcgTCCCAGCTATCCTTTTCATCCTTGTCCAGCTGGCCTGGCCTTCCCAGCCATCCCGTCATTGGCCACTGACAATTCCGGCTTTTGTTCAATCGGTTCAGTTCAGCGCGAGCTAATTTAGCGTTAATCGAAGAAATACACACTGGCCACCCACCCCCACCATCATCACCATGAACACAAAACAGTCCCATTCACCCTTCACTCTACTCTGATTGCATTAGCTTGATGGCTGCATTGGCTCGTCACTAATTAGTTTTGAATCCTTCAACTTCTTTGCCAATTCTCCGATACCCAGTCAAAAAAACCAATGATATTAAATGACTTATTGGGGTTACAACCAGCAAGAAGCTAATGCCCCATAAAATAGAAATTCAATCTCGTGCTTAAAATCTTTGTAAGTAACAAAATCAGCATCAACTAAAGGATGTACTTCAAGtactgtaatatttaaatgtgtCACCTGACAACTGCATCTGTGAGTGCAACTGTTCACGTAATCCCTTGAAATGCAAAAAAGTTTGGCCAAGGAAATGCTTTCCTAGAAACATGCACAGACTTACATGAGTAATCGCattgttttaataaaataatattccaCTTTGTCAGCACTTTGAACATTGTGAATGTAACAAAAGTTGTGGTCACTTGAAAAGTCCCTAAAAAATTGTCATAAACTTCCAATCCGATTGTGTTCTCAATGCGCAAATCGTTTTGTGACTTTGAGTTGCTTAACAAAACAGCACTGCAACTGAGGAGAAATACTAATGCTGCGGAATATATTCCAGACtgagtcagtcagtcagtcaatcaAGAACTGCAATTCCCTCAATTATCTAAGGCTATTGCAACTTTCAAGTTTCGCAATGTCCGATAATGCCGATTGTTTAGCAACAAACCGATGGCCCCAAGCAATCCAAAGTGACTGAGCCAGTTTTGGGGAACTCTGATGCGCTCAAAGCGTCTCCATTTCAACGGTCGCAATCCCCATTAATTGGCCACAATAGCTGGCGAGTTGAACTTGAGTTTCCTTGGTAATTGGACCACTACTTCGGCTGCAGTTTCCATTTCCCACTGCTTACTCAACTTGGGAAAGTCTGCGTTGAAACATCACAATTATGGCTGGCAGGGAAAAACGCTCCATTTGCTGGGGCCTTCGTTTTTAAGTCGGTGCACTAAGAAAAATACTTTCAACAttactttatatatattttttactcCTCATActactttatttttgtttattttttttttaattttaaatttggtGGCTCTGAGCTTtgcaatatatattaaatatatccGTCAAGTTGGTATCCTAAAAGAATCCTTTCCCTTTGATGATAAATTCTTGTACCCTTTTTGTTGCcgtgctctttttttttgccattctGTATAAGTGTGCGTGCGAAATCCGGATGTTGGCATATGGCTCGACGCATCTGTGAGTGGAAAAACGTTGCGCATACGGCCCGTGCGCCCAGGATGCCGATATGCATTCGTGTGTGTGCTTAACTAATATGCTATGAACGTCGCTTCGACACATTGCAATTGCCGCCCCTTGCCGTTGTCattgttgtttctgttgttgtttctgttctTTGGGTCCTGTTCCTGCCATTGTTGTCCTTATTGTTCGCCACATTTGTATGGCGATTTCCACAGCTTGCACTCCAGAACGCTAAAGCTGGAGCAATAAATGTTTGCTGTGGCCAAATATTGGGCTAGATGCTGGGCCGATGGCCTTGGTGCTCGGCGCAATGGCGCAAGAACAACAGTGGACGAAATGGGACATCCTGTGCTCCGGAAGCTCCGAAGTGCTACATACACTCAAGGAGCCATCAACTGAAGGATGCGAGGAGAGCTGGGAATTGCACTTGAATGGGGGGCTCTATTTTGAGCTGGGCTAAGCTGCTGCTACAAAAAATATTCGAAGATAAAGTATAGTTCAACATCTGGAAATGTGTTGATTTTAAATGGGATCATACAATTCCAAAAGCCccattaatatattttttgttgctataTATCCTGATGGTTCGTAAACTTCAATATGTAATCCGCactcaaaacattttttcgaATATGCTACAAAAAAGTCACGCAGCTATATTGCTGCATTTGTGATCGCCGTGGCATTCAACCCGTTTGCGAGGATATAAAACCTCCTTAATTTCCATAAACCAGGCAACGGTTACGAGGCTGCCACACGAGTCCTGTGCCTTttagctgtgtgtgtgcgacaGGTAAGTGAATTTATGTTGCACACGCTATGCGAAACATGCCACTGCAACTGCCCATAAAAACGtgacagaaacaacaacaaagcaaaTAAGGAGCCGTGGCCCAGGGCTACGAACATTCTCGCACATCCTCGCACATCCTGGAACATCCTGGCAGCAATGTCGCCTCATGCTCTGGTCATACAAAACTTTCAACGTTCTTGCAACCGAACCGAGccagaaatattatttattgaggCGATCCCTCTGCCTAcccgtttgtgtgtgtgattgtgtgtTCACCTGGCTGCATTATCCCCATTTCCACTGCACTTTGGTCATTTGGCTTGCCATTTCGCTTGCCCGGTTTCACACTTGGAGAAAAACGTAGTTCATTTACAAAAAAACGGCATTATTGGATATTTCTGGCAGGTAACAGGTTTCACTGTTTTTGATTCAGTATTCATAAGCACACAACAAACTTTATTAGAGTATAAAACTACTAACAGTCAGTTTGTAGTCATATTTAAGAGCTGTGTGTTTTGCTCAGTGTATTAGCTCACTCCAAGTGTGTCTGTTTCGCTTGCAACGCGCCACGCATATAAATCGTTCAAATTGAGCGGGGGGTGCTCCGTGCACCGAGCACCGAGCACCGTGCACCATAACAATGGCCACATGCAACCGAAGAGGGAATAAAAGTTTATGCGATTTTGCAAGTTGTGGAATTAGATAGAAATTGCGAGTTATCCCCGCCACCCCTTAAATCAATTTGAGAACAATTTCGGTGGGGAAGGCGCTGGTCTGGAAAGAATCCCAAGAACCTTTGGCCAGAGTCTTTAAATCAAGTACTGCAGTCCGGCCTTTCATTTATGATTTCCAATCAGTTCTGGGTGAGAGCTCTCTGTGTCCAAGTTTGGAGCTGAAATTATATTACATAGTCGAGAGTAAAGTTTTTGCCCCAACCCACCGGCATACATGTATACAAGATAGTATGtctgtacatatgtacatatgtatatctttTCTTGACCCACACAA encodes:
- the LOC6617574 gene encoding aminopeptidase N isoform X1 — translated: MIKLPWYLIVLHLCLPIGGTGAAASNLRPLHYNLSLLTEVEPLKLSGNFSGEVIIRLRVWRETRTIILSNNGLQVGENVLLVRRNTGGRVTVRKMWQASSVHQLGIVFNSMLWLGEEYTLVVQFSGQLSRASGYFVGGYMDSRHHPQWIAVTQLAPNLANTVFPCFENRTFLAPFILNLAHPRGTNAVSNMRVLKTSDHEKDDYIWTTFQQTPAMSVQKLAFSINRFTNRTSAEIPKGPALTTWLRPKIADQGDYAISITSQIIVFFISLFGKPYPAMKIDQLVLPDTAYQSHEHLGLVSYPEAAFLYSAQRSTTRAKQQVASHVAHEFAHHWLSDLENAALYWLHNGLSDYVSGFAVDNVEPAWRFHELSMVRQALGVLVEDSKGSAHPMSLAYASMSSDTQANQKSALLFRMLHSLIGTQAFVNALRLYLQRSHKGSSFHQAFLWHTLQEESDNQMSLRQDIKVSQLMDSWTMQPGYPLIRVVRNYDTNEVTVSQERFLRNPGKLMQKRQQCWWVPLTFATAGIDSFVSTLPSEWLTCQGRQSASPLILNEVAQPDKWVVFNLRLATPCRVTYDERNWQLIGNALSGPNASSIDRFTRAQLISDVLNLAGAGVVTYDLALNFLRHLRNENEFIVWQAADKYLEWLHRTLRQTTIISTFKGFMKDLMQTKFDELFKRDAPAAENGNITELMVIVLQLSCRTDLESCAEFALKEFASLTLETNRIPVDLSETIYCTAIQFGTEADWTLLRRLYTRSNVSEERRILLSAMACSRENWALEKLLNLAFAGRYMPKNDVLLIFSAVAQNPLGYNIAKKYLVDNIKAIIKLYGSNTNELAQLVTVLMKEVTTEEELNALRMFMRTDLRNLPGFETAFRRILELGEDNIAWHTRQYHNLLAAVCNITGSIEPQCIY
- the LOC6617574 gene encoding aminopeptidase N isoform X2 translates to MIKLPWYLIVLHLCLPIGGTGAAASNLRPLHYNLSLLTEVEPLKLSGNFSGEVIIRLRVWRETRTIILSNNGLQVGENVLLVRRNTGGRVTVRKMWQASSVHQLGIVFNSMLWLGEEYTLVVQFSGQLSRASGYFVGGYMDSRHHPQWIAVTQLAPNLANTVFPCFENRTFLAPFILNLAHPRGTNAVSNMRVLKTSDHEKDDYIWTTFQQTPAMSVQKLAFSINRFTNRTSAEIPKGPALTTWLRPKIADQGDYAISITSQIIVFFISLFGKPYPAMKIDQLVLPDTAYQSHEHLGLVSYPEAAFLYSAQRSTTRAKQQVASHVAHEFAHHWLSDLENAALYWLHNGLSDYVSGFAVDNVEPAWRFHELSMVRQALGVLVEDSKGSAHPMSLAYASMSSDTQANQKSALLFRMLHSLIGTQAFVNALRLYLQRSHKGSSFHQAFLWHTLQEESDNQMSLRQDIKVSQLMDSWTMQPGYPLIRVVRNYDTNEVTVSQERFLRNPGKLMQKRQQCWWVPLTFATAGIDSFVSTLPSEWLTCQGRQSASPLILNEVAQPDKWVVFNLRLATPCRVTYDERNWQLIGNALSGPNASSIDRFTRAQLISDVLNLAGAGVVTYDLALNFLRHLRNENEFIVWQAADKYLEWLHRTLRQTTIISTFKNLSLFSGLHERPYADQV